Within the Sulfitobacter albidus genome, the region GTTCGAGGGCGCGAATGTGCTCTTCGACACATGGGTGCATCCGCTGGTCATGGGGCTTGAGGAACACCTCTTGCACATGTTCCGCGAGGATTTTGAATTCAACGACGCCGCAGGCCCCTCGCACCACGGCGGCCACGCGCCCGCAAGCAAGGCGCAGCCCGCGCCCGAGCCAGCGCTCGACACCGCCCCCACCGGCACGGATGTGATCTGGCTCGCCACCGCGGAGCGGGAGCTGAAAAAGATCCCGTTCTTCGTGCGCGGCAAGGCCCGCCGCAACACCGAAAGCTTCGCCTCCGAGCGTGGCCTCTCCGAGATTTCCGTCGATACCCTCTATGAAGCAAAGGCACATTTTGCGCGATGACGTGAGCCATACGCCGTACACCATCGTTCTGGTGACGCTCGACCGCCACGCGGCCGGGCCCGCCGCACGTGTGGCCCCGCGTCTGGCACAGGATTTCCCGGGTCTGCGGCTGATCATCCACGCCGCCGCCGAATGGGAGAAGGACGCAGACGCCCTCGCCCGCGCGCAGGACGATGTGGCCCGCGCCGATATCGTCGTCTCCTCCGTGCTGTTCCTTGAGGATCACCTCAAGGCCATCGTGCCCGCGCTCGAAGCGCGCCGCGATGCCTGCGACGCCATGATCGGCATCATCGCAGATCAATCCATCGTGCAGCTGACGCGCATGGGCGATCTGGACATGTCGCGCCCCGCCTCCGGCGCCATGGCGCTCCTGAAAAAGCTCAAGCCCGCCAAGAAGGAAGGCAATTCCGGCGCGGGCCAGATGAAGATGCTGCGCCGCCTGCCCAAGATCCTGCGCCTGATACCCGGCAAGAGCCAGGATTTGCGCGCGTGGTTTTTGTGCATGCAATACTGGCTCGGCGGCTCTGACGACAATATCGAGGCGCTGGTGCGCTTCCTGATCTCGCGCTACGCCCGTGTGCCCGCGTGGCAGGGCACGCCGGCGGCCTTGCCCGTCGACTACCCCGATTGCGGCCTCTACCACCCCGATCTTCCGGGTCACGGCATCACGACCGACCTTGCCGATCTGCCCAAACGCGACGGGCCGACCATCGGCATCCTGATGCTGCGCAGCTATATCCTTGCGGGCGATACGGCCCATTACGATCACGTCATCCGCAGCTTTGAGGCGCGCGGCTGCCGTGTGATCCCCGGTTTTGCCGGCGGCCTCGACGGGCGGCCCGCGATGGACGCCTATATGGGCGGGATCGACGCGCTGGTCTCGCTCACAGGCTTCAGCCTCGTCGGCGGGCCAGCCTACAACGACAGCGACGGCGCCGTTGCCGCCCTGCAAAAACTCGACGTGCCCTACATCAGCGCGCAACCGCTGGAATTCCAGACATTGCAGCAATGGGCCGGCGGCACCCAAGGGCTCAGCCCCGTCGAGACCACGATGCTCATCGCGCTACCGGAATTGGACGGTGCGACCAATCCCACCGTCTTTGCCGGGCGCCATGGCTCCGAAGGCTGCACCGGCTGCGCGCACCGCTGCGCTGCCGTGGGCGACGTCAAGGCGATGGCCCCCTGCCCCGAACGCATCGATGCGCTGGTCGAGCGCGCGCTGCGCGCCGCCACCCTGCGCCGCAAGCGCAACGCCGATAAAACCGCCGCCATCGTGCTTTTCGGCTTCCCGCCCAACGCGGGCGCCGTGGGCACCGCCGCCTATCTGTCGGTGTTCGAGAGCCTGCACGCCACGCTGCACCGGATGCAGGCCGAAGGCTATGACGTCATACCGCCCGCGACCGTGGACGATCTGCGCGCCGCCGTGCTGAAAGGCAACGCAGAGCTGCACGGCCAGGAGGCCAACGTCGCCGCCACCGTCAGCGCCGATGCGATTGTCGCGCAGACGCCGTGGCTGGACGAGATCGAATCCGTCTGGGGCCCCGCCCCCGGCAAGATCCAGTCAAACGGGCGCGAGGTGTTCATCCTCGGTGCGCAGTTCGGCAAGGTGTTTGTCGGCGTGCAGCCCACCTTCGGCTACGAAGGCGATCCAATGCGCCTGCTGTTCGAGCGTGGCTTTGCCCCGACCCATGCCTTCAACGCCTTTTACCACTACATCCGCCGCGATCTGGCCGCCGATGTGGTGCTGCATTTCGGCATGCACGGCGCGCTTGAATTCATGCCGGGCAAGCAGAACGGGATGGGCGCGAACTGCTGGCCCGACCGTCTGATGGGCAACCTGCCGCACGTCTACCTATACGCGGCGAACAACCCGTCCGAGGCGACGCTGGCCAAACGCCGTGCGGGCGCTGTGACGGTCACGCATCTAACGCCGCCGCTGCAAAACGCAGGGCTCTACAAAGGCTTGACCGCGCTCAAGGAATCGCTTTCCTCGCTGCGCGCCCTGCCCCCCGGCGCCGATGCGACCGATCTGCGCGATCTGGTCGCCGCGCAGGCCGAAGCGGTCGATCTTGACGGCAGCGATCCCGATACGCTCTGGCTGCAGGTCTTGGAGACCGAAGCGGCGCTGATCCCCGACGGTCTGCACGTCGTCGGGCGGGAAATGACCCCGGACGCGGTTGAAAACACGCTCGATCAGATGTCCCTCACCGCCGAGGAGCGCACCCTGACGCGCGCCCGCCTGACGCAGGACGCCGAGCTGCCCGCGCTCATGCGCGCACTCAACGCGCAGTATATCGCGCCCGTCCCCGGCGGCGACGTGATCCGCGCGCCCGAAATCCTGCCCACGGGCCGCAACATCCACGCGTTCGATCCCTTCCGCATGCCCACGGCCGAGGCGATGATCGCCGGCGCGCGGCAGGCAGATGCACTGCTCAAAACCTACGAAGGCACGCCGCGCTCGGTCGCCCTCGTGCTCTGGGGCAGCGACAACATCAAATCCGGCGGCGGCCCCATCGCGCAGGCGCTGGCGCTGATGGGCTGTACGCCCCGCTTTGACGCACACGGCCGCCTCTGCGGCGCCGATCTGGTCCCGCTGGCACAGCTGGGCCGCCCGCGCGTCGATGTGGTGATGACGCTCTCGGGCATCTTCCGCGATCTGCTGCCGCTGCAAACCAAACTGCTCGCCGATGCCGCGCTGAAATGCGCCGAAGCGGATGAGCCTGCGGCCATGAACCCGATCCGCGCCCACGCACTGGCCTTCATCGCGGCGCAGGGCGGCGATATGGCGACGGCGGCGCTGCGCGTGTTCTCGAATGCCGAAGGCGCCTACGGCTCGAACGTGAACCAGCTTGTCGACAGCTCCGCCTTTGAGGACGAAAGCGAACTGGCCGACGCCTATCAGGCCCGCAAAAGCTTTGCCTACGGCACAGATGGCGAGGCCAGCCAGCAGGCGGCCCTGCTGCAACACACGCTCGCGCACGTCGATCTCGCCTACCAAAACCTCGAATCCGTCGAGTTGGGGGTCACTTCAGTCGACCACTACTTTGACACCCTCGGCGGCATCGCCAGCGCGGTGAAACGCGCCAAGGGCGGGGCAGAGACGCCCGTGTTCATCGGCGATCAAACCATGGGCGGCACCAAGGTGCGCTCCTTACGCGATCAGGTCGCGCTTGAGACCCGCGCGCGCAGCCTCAACCCGAAATTCTACGAACCACTGCTCAAACACGGCCACGAAGGCGTGCGCCAGATCGAGGCGCATATCACCAACACCGTCGGCTGGTCCGCGACCACCGGCACTGTGGATCCCTGGGTCTACCAACGCCTGTCAGAGACATTCGTGCTGGACGCCGAGATGCGCAAACGGCTCTCCGATCTCAACCCGCAGGCCTCGATGCGCATGGCAAACCGCCTGATCGAAGCCTCCGACCGCCAATACTGGCACCCCGACGACGCAACACTCGCCGCGCTGCAAGACGCCGCAGACGCCATCGAAGATCAACTAGAGGGCATTGCAGCCGAATGACCTCTCAGGGAAGGAACATAGAATGAGCCCACTCGACAAAGGCATGCCGAACCTGCGGGGACAAGACGGAGAAGGCTCCGTTCAGGTCCAGCTGGACAGCGCCGACAAGATCGAAGGCGCCAAGGTCTTTGCCGTCTACGGCAAGGGCGGCATCGGGAAATCGACCACCTCCAGCAACCTGTCGGCGGCGTTCTCCAAACTGGGCAAACGCGTGCTGCAAATCGGCTGCGACCCCAAGCATGACAGCACGTTCACCCTGACGGGCCGTCTGGTGCCCACGGTCATCGACATCCTCAAGGAGGTCGATTTCCACCCCGAGGAGCTGCGCCCCGAGGATTTCGTGTTCGAAGGGTACAACGGCGTGAAATGCGTCGAGGCCGGCGGGCCGCCCGCGGGCACCGGCTGCGGTGGTTATGTCGTGGGTCAGACGGTGAAGCTGCTCAAACAGCATCACCTGCTGGAAGATACCGATGTGGTGATCTTTGACGTGCTGGGCGATGTGGTCTGCGGTGGCTTTGCAGCGCCTTTGCAGCACGCCGACCGTGCGCTGATCGTCACCGCCAATGATTTTGACAGCATCTACGCGATGAACCGCATCATCGCCGCGGTCGAGGCGAAATCATCCAATTACAAGGTCCGTCTGGCCGGCTGCGTCGCCAACCGGTCCAAGGACACGAACGAAGTCGATCGCTACTGCGAGACAGTGGGCTTCAACCGGCTCGCCCATCTGCCCGATCTGGACGCGATCCGCCGCTCGCGGCTCAAGAAAAGGACGCTGTTCGAAATGGATCTCGATGATGAGATCGCCGCCGTGCAAAAGGAATACATCCGCCTCGCCGAAACCCTGTGGAACGGCACCGAGGGCCTCGCGCCCGCGTCCCTGCCCGACCGCGAAATCTTTGATCTTCTGGGATTCGATTGATGCGCGATTTTGTCGACACCCCCGGCGAGGGCGCCGAATATACCTCCACCCGTGACCGGGTGGAGACGTATTTTGACCGCACCGCCACCAAGACGTGGGAGCGTCTGACCTCGGACGCCCCCGTATCCGGCATCCGGGCGACCGTGCGCGCGGGGCGTGACGAGATGCGGACTACCATCCTCGATACGCTGCCCGCAGATCTGCGCGGCGCGCGCATCCTCGATGCGGGCTGCGGCACCGGCGCACTGGCGTTCGAGCTGGCCGCGCGCGGCGCGGATGTGCACGGAGTCGAC harbors:
- a CDS encoding cobaltochelatase subunit CobN encodes the protein MRDDVSHTPYTIVLVTLDRHAAGPAARVAPRLAQDFPGLRLIIHAAAEWEKDADALARAQDDVARADIVVSSVLFLEDHLKAIVPALEARRDACDAMIGIIADQSIVQLTRMGDLDMSRPASGAMALLKKLKPAKKEGNSGAGQMKMLRRLPKILRLIPGKSQDLRAWFLCMQYWLGGSDDNIEALVRFLISRYARVPAWQGTPAALPVDYPDCGLYHPDLPGHGITTDLADLPKRDGPTIGILMLRSYILAGDTAHYDHVIRSFEARGCRVIPGFAGGLDGRPAMDAYMGGIDALVSLTGFSLVGGPAYNDSDGAVAALQKLDVPYISAQPLEFQTLQQWAGGTQGLSPVETTMLIALPELDGATNPTVFAGRHGSEGCTGCAHRCAAVGDVKAMAPCPERIDALVERALRAATLRRKRNADKTAAIVLFGFPPNAGAVGTAAYLSVFESLHATLHRMQAEGYDVIPPATVDDLRAAVLKGNAELHGQEANVAATVSADAIVAQTPWLDEIESVWGPAPGKIQSNGREVFILGAQFGKVFVGVQPTFGYEGDPMRLLFERGFAPTHAFNAFYHYIRRDLAADVVLHFGMHGALEFMPGKQNGMGANCWPDRLMGNLPHVYLYAANNPSEATLAKRRAGAVTVTHLTPPLQNAGLYKGLTALKESLSSLRALPPGADATDLRDLVAAQAEAVDLDGSDPDTLWLQVLETEAALIPDGLHVVGREMTPDAVENTLDQMSLTAEERTLTRARLTQDAELPALMRALNAQYIAPVPGGDVIRAPEILPTGRNIHAFDPFRMPTAEAMIAGARQADALLKTYEGTPRSVALVLWGSDNIKSGGGPIAQALALMGCTPRFDAHGRLCGADLVPLAQLGRPRVDVVMTLSGIFRDLLPLQTKLLADAALKCAEADEPAAMNPIRAHALAFIAAQGGDMATAALRVFSNAEGAYGSNVNQLVDSSAFEDESELADAYQARKSFAYGTDGEASQQAALLQHTLAHVDLAYQNLESVELGVTSVDHYFDTLGGIASAVKRAKGGAETPVFIGDQTMGGTKVRSLRDQVALETRARSLNPKFYEPLLKHGHEGVRQIEAHITNTVGWSATTGTVDPWVYQRLSETFVLDAEMRKRLSDLNPQASMRMANRLIEASDRQYWHPDDATLAALQDAADAIEDQLEGIAAE
- the bchL gene encoding ferredoxin:protochlorophyllide reductase (ATP-dependent) iron-sulfur ATP-binding protein; translation: MSPLDKGMPNLRGQDGEGSVQVQLDSADKIEGAKVFAVYGKGGIGKSTTSSNLSAAFSKLGKRVLQIGCDPKHDSTFTLTGRLVPTVIDILKEVDFHPEELRPEDFVFEGYNGVKCVEAGGPPAGTGCGGYVVGQTVKLLKQHHLLEDTDVVIFDVLGDVVCGGFAAPLQHADRALIVTANDFDSIYAMNRIIAAVEAKSSNYKVRLAGCVANRSKDTNEVDRYCETVGFNRLAHLPDLDAIRRSRLKKRTLFEMDLDDEIAAVQKEYIRLAETLWNGTEGLAPASLPDREIFDLLGFD